In Promicromonospora sp. Populi, one genomic interval encodes:
- a CDS encoding SDR family oxidoreductase — protein MNQDQSFPPQQQEPPGSTEQMTPTPDHGEESYVGSEKLVGYKALVTGGDSGIGRAVAIAFAREGADVAVSYLPEEEQDATTTAQWVRAAGRQCVLLPGDLQDEATARGVAHRAAGELGGLDVLVNNAGYQMARRESIADVTTADLDRVLKTNLYALFWVTQAALEHIGDGGSIINNSSIQAFQPSTTLLDYAATKAAINNLTVNLAAELGPRGIRVNAVAPGPIWTPLQPATQTEEKITSFGADTPLGRAGQPAEVAPAFVFLASPVTASYVSGTVLGVTGGKPVF, from the coding sequence ATGAACCAGGACCAGTCTTTTCCCCCGCAGCAGCAGGAACCGCCCGGTTCGACCGAGCAGATGACCCCGACACCGGACCACGGCGAGGAGAGCTACGTCGGCAGCGAGAAGCTCGTCGGCTACAAGGCTCTGGTGACCGGTGGCGACTCCGGCATCGGTCGTGCGGTGGCCATCGCCTTCGCGCGCGAAGGGGCCGACGTCGCCGTGTCCTATCTCCCCGAGGAGGAGCAGGACGCCACAACGACGGCCCAGTGGGTGCGCGCGGCAGGGCGCCAGTGCGTCCTTCTCCCCGGCGATCTGCAGGACGAGGCCACCGCACGCGGCGTCGCGCACCGGGCGGCAGGCGAGCTGGGCGGCCTGGACGTGCTGGTCAACAACGCGGGCTATCAGATGGCGCGGCGTGAGTCGATCGCGGACGTGACGACCGCCGACCTGGACCGCGTGCTCAAGACCAACCTGTACGCGCTCTTCTGGGTGACGCAGGCGGCGCTCGAACACATCGGCGACGGCGGGTCGATCATCAACAACTCGTCGATCCAGGCGTTCCAGCCGTCGACCACCTTGCTCGACTACGCGGCTACGAAGGCCGCGATCAACAACCTCACGGTGAACCTCGCCGCGGAACTGGGTCCGCGGGGGATCCGCGTGAACGCGGTGGCGCCGGGCCCGATCTGGACGCCGTTGCAGCCGGCTACCCAGACCGAGGAAAAGATCACGTCGTTCGGCGCGGACACTCCCTTGGGCCGGGCCGGCCAGCCCGCCGAGGTGGCGCCGGCGTTCGTGTTCCTGGCGTCACCAGTGACGGCGTCCTATGTCTCCGGGACGGTGCTGGGCGTGACCGGCGGCAAGCCGGTCTTCTGA
- a CDS encoding ANTAR domain-containing protein, with translation MTLTHPDPGTEADAGRSVPAPLVGDNLGRNQGQSERTVSPVLVGETMIERAKSVIVVARRVDDDQAAQVLLDAACEAHIPVRVMADQVMAALRFDANLQTHAVEDVVQDTLAHALGTIRPVDRQEPPSATLPGDQVA, from the coding sequence ATGACACTCACCCATCCCGACCCCGGCACCGAAGCCGATGCCGGTCGTTCCGTGCCGGCCCCGTTGGTGGGCGACAACCTTGGTCGCAACCAGGGTCAGTCAGAACGCACGGTGAGTCCCGTCCTCGTCGGCGAGACGATGATCGAGCGCGCCAAGAGCGTGATCGTCGTTGCCCGGCGCGTCGACGACGACCAAGCCGCTCAGGTGCTGCTCGACGCCGCCTGCGAGGCTCACATCCCTGTGCGGGTGATGGCCGACCAGGTCATGGCCGCGCTGCGGTTCGACGCCAACCTGCAGACCCACGCCGTGGAGGACGTCGTCCAGGACACGCTGGCGCACGCCCTGGGCACCATCCGTCCGGTAGACCGGCAGGAACCGCCGTCTGCCACGCTGCCGGGCGACCAGGTCGCCTGA
- a CDS encoding DUF4193 domain-containing protein yields MATDYDAPRKTDEDVEQDSIQELQAHRSDKSSGVVDQDETEAAEGFELPGADLSGEELAVRVLPRQADEFTCPSCFLVHHRSQLAYEKSGQMICTECAA; encoded by the coding sequence ATGGCAACTGACTACGACGCCCCGCGTAAGACTGATGAGGATGTCGAGCAGGACTCGATCCAGGAGCTGCAGGCGCATCGATCTGACAAGTCCTCGGGCGTTGTGGATCAGGACGAGACCGAAGCGGCCGAGGGCTTTGAGCTCCCGGGCGCCGATCTGTCCGGCGAGGAGCTAGCGGTACGTGTGCTGCCGCGACAGGCGGACGAGTTCACCTGTCCGAGCTGCTTCCTCGTGCACCACCGCAGCCAGCTGGCTTACGAGAAGAGCGGTCAGATGATCTGCACGGAGTGCGCCGCCTGA
- a CDS encoding GAF and ANTAR domain-containing protein encodes MDPSELSHALARALAKGNTDRPSAMRLCEACVDTLQAQGGAFTVSAEPGERLAISTPGMFEQLEPLQEILGEGPVNRALAEDRLIVLRIDGLVIEGAVDEYPVFSQLAESVGDDVTLYAVPMRARSRVVGVLSLYVSADPPARSAEDLQFLADTVGASLLGDDDSLDWSERALLHQATGMVLAQLRVSPDDALAVIRAHAFARSTSLLSVAEEVLERRLTFSLDEPMNDEPVGPADP; translated from the coding sequence TTGGATCCGTCAGAGCTGTCGCACGCTCTCGCGCGCGCCCTCGCCAAGGGCAACACCGACCGCCCATCGGCGATGCGGCTCTGCGAGGCCTGCGTCGACACGCTCCAGGCACAGGGCGGGGCCTTCACCGTCTCGGCCGAGCCGGGAGAACGCCTGGCCATCAGCACTCCAGGGATGTTCGAACAGCTCGAACCACTTCAGGAGATCCTGGGTGAGGGCCCGGTAAACAGGGCGTTGGCCGAGGACCGGCTGATCGTCCTGCGCATCGACGGGCTGGTGATCGAAGGAGCGGTCGATGAGTACCCCGTCTTTTCTCAGCTGGCCGAATCGGTCGGGGACGACGTGACGCTCTACGCGGTGCCCATGCGCGCACGGAGCCGGGTCGTCGGAGTGCTCAGCCTCTACGTGTCGGCTGATCCACCAGCCCGTAGCGCGGAGGACCTGCAGTTCCTCGCCGACACGGTCGGGGCATCCTTGCTCGGGGATGACGACTCACTGGACTGGTCAGAGAGAGCTCTGCTGCATCAGGCCACCGGCATGGTCCTGGCCCAGCTCCGGGTCAGCCCTGATGATGCGCTCGCGGTGATCCGGGCACATGCCTTCGCACGCTCGACGAGCCTGCTGTCCGTCGCGGAGGAGGTGCTCGAACGGCGCCTGACCTTCTCGCTCGACGAGCCGATGAATGACGAGCCCGTAGGACCCGCGGATCCATGA
- a CDS encoding response regulator transcription factor, with protein MRVLLVDDDEPIVMSLKRGLVRYGYEVEWLATGAQALRAGPADVVLLDLGLPDLDGLDVCRSLRARSDVPIIVISARSELADRVAGLELGADDYISKPFGVREVIARIRAVMRRVNPEHGSDDAGHYGRVTVDRRAARVFLDGIEVPLTRKEYGLLAFLSQQPGALVTREQIMDAVWDANWFGSTKTLDVHVSVLRRKFAGALTISAVRGVGFRLVVDGAGS; from the coding sequence GTGCGAGTGCTGCTGGTGGATGATGACGAGCCGATCGTCATGTCGTTGAAGCGCGGGCTGGTCCGGTACGGGTACGAGGTCGAGTGGCTGGCTACCGGGGCCCAGGCACTGCGGGCCGGCCCGGCCGACGTCGTACTGCTGGACCTGGGGCTGCCGGACCTGGACGGGCTGGACGTGTGCCGGTCGTTGCGGGCGCGGAGCGACGTACCGATCATCGTCATCAGCGCGCGCAGCGAGCTGGCCGACCGGGTGGCCGGCCTGGAGCTCGGGGCCGACGACTACATCTCCAAGCCGTTCGGGGTGCGCGAGGTGATCGCCCGGATCAGGGCGGTGATGCGACGGGTCAACCCCGAGCACGGGTCCGACGACGCCGGGCACTACGGCAGGGTCACCGTCGACCGGAGAGCGGCGCGCGTGTTCCTCGACGGGATCGAGGTGCCGCTGACCCGGAAGGAGTACGGGCTCCTCGCCTTCCTGAGCCAGCAACCGGGCGCTCTCGTGACCCGGGAACAGATCATGGACGCGGTCTGGGACGCGAACTGGTTCGGCTCCACGAAGACCCTCGACGTGCACGTCTCCGTGCTGCGGCGGAAGTTCGCGGGCGCGCTGACCATCAGTGCCGTGCGGGGCGTCGGGTTTCGTCTGGTCGTCGACGGGGCCGGGTCATGA
- a CDS encoding sensor histidine kinase yields MIRRLWALLAVRALAVTAAPGVVVTRRDERLETLIAAQRAFIADASHQLRTPLTALRLSLDNIAEGVDDPVVRDDVERATREVVRMSRLIDGLLVLARADARTASAEPVLLADEIEQRLAFWRLQGAEHEVRFRLTGAWDAEPVVLAGPGHVEQILDNVLSNALAVSPDGATVTVDVQVGGDVVVLEVRDEGPGMTAAEKARAFDRFWRGPGRTGPAGSGLGLAIVHQLVTDAGGVVVLDDAPTGGLVVRVSWRAAARSGG; encoded by the coding sequence ATGATCCGGCGCTTATGGGCACTGCTCGCCGTCCGGGCCCTCGCGGTGACGGCGGCGCCGGGCGTGGTGGTGACCAGGCGCGACGAGCGCCTGGAGACCTTGATCGCTGCCCAGCGGGCATTCATCGCGGACGCCTCTCACCAGCTGCGGACGCCGTTGACGGCGCTCCGGTTGTCGCTGGACAACATCGCCGAGGGCGTCGACGACCCGGTGGTCCGGGACGACGTCGAACGAGCGACCCGGGAGGTCGTCCGGATGAGCCGCCTGATCGACGGGCTTCTTGTGCTCGCCCGCGCCGACGCCCGGACCGCCAGCGCCGAGCCGGTGCTGCTGGCGGACGAGATCGAGCAGCGGCTCGCATTCTGGCGCCTGCAGGGTGCTGAGCACGAGGTCCGGTTCCGGCTGACCGGAGCATGGGACGCCGAGCCGGTGGTCCTGGCGGGCCCCGGGCATGTCGAGCAGATCCTCGACAACGTGCTCTCCAACGCGCTGGCGGTCTCGCCCGACGGCGCAACCGTCACGGTAGACGTGCAGGTCGGCGGCGACGTCGTCGTGCTCGAGGTGCGTGACGAAGGACCAGGCATGACCGCTGCCGAGAAGGCACGAGCGTTCGACCGGTTCTGGCGCGGGCCCGGCCGTACCGGCCCGGCAGGCTCCGGGCTCGGCCTCGCGATCGTCCACCAGCTCGTCACCGATGCCGGTGGGGTCGTCGTGCTCGACGACGCCCCCACCGGCGGCCTGGTCGTGCGGGTCAGCTGGCGGGCAGCAGCGAGGAGTGGTGGTTGA
- a CDS encoding SgcJ/EcaC family oxidoreductase, translated as MKKLSAVVAGAAIAAIAFGAPAVATATPWNASTTSTVQASTVQSHTVPTEAQISALFDRWNTLVEAGDPEALADIYAPDAVLLPTLSAEVRTDRAGIVDYFEEFLARNPSGERTLSVINVLTPTTAIDTGLYTFTFTADDGTVTYADARYTFVYEKHGSEWLIVNHHSSLLPAS; from the coding sequence ATGAAGAAGCTTTCGGCCGTCGTCGCCGGAGCCGCCATAGCGGCCATCGCGTTCGGCGCACCGGCCGTGGCCACGGCCACCCCGTGGAACGCAAGCACCACCAGCACCGTGCAGGCCAGCACCGTGCAGTCCCACACCGTGCCGACCGAGGCCCAGATCAGCGCGCTCTTCGACCGGTGGAACACCCTGGTCGAGGCCGGTGACCCGGAGGCACTGGCCGACATCTACGCCCCGGACGCGGTGCTGCTGCCCACGCTCTCGGCCGAGGTCCGGACGGACCGCGCCGGGATCGTGGACTACTTCGAGGAGTTCCTCGCCCGGAACCCGAGCGGGGAGCGGACCCTTTCCGTCATCAACGTGCTCACCCCGACCACGGCGATCGACACCGGCCTGTACACGTTCACCTTCACGGCCGACGACGGCACGGTGACCTACGCGGACGCGCGCTACACCTTCGTGTACGAGAAGCACGGCAGCGAGTGGCTGATCGTCAACCACCACTCCTCGCTGCTGCCCGCCAGCTGA
- a CDS encoding response regulator transcription factor — protein sequence MTIGEAPGDLREPRTPAHWEPISRWALAVLAGAALIGAVLSVAAVPAEAGWTAAAAALQLLVTGAGLFLRGRPLIWAIMIGIVMLVTSGLGGGMVDLAASGAMPWGTVAVTLGAANLVRRAGDWWTMLAGSIALGAGSLGTIWVAVERGFPPAAMALAASVPYLAGVLIASRAQLREAREDRQRARVRDPGPEPLLAAARRALAVVVLRADDLVTGSGPAAQRRVAAEVREVARAGLAGTHGPGTVVRIEFVDPEQASPTVPAPSVPPTEQEPDLNDREREVLRMLATGSTNQAIARSIYLSEASVKQQVSRLMRRFDADNRTQLALRASQWFPPD from the coding sequence TTGACCATTGGTGAAGCACCTGGCGACCTTCGTGAACCCCGCACCCCCGCGCACTGGGAGCCCATCTCGCGGTGGGCGCTCGCGGTGCTTGCGGGCGCTGCCCTGATCGGTGCCGTGCTCTCCGTCGCGGCGGTGCCCGCCGAGGCGGGCTGGACGGCGGCCGCGGCGGCCCTTCAGCTCCTCGTGACCGGCGCCGGGCTCTTCCTCAGGGGCCGCCCCTTGATCTGGGCGATCATGATCGGCATCGTCATGCTGGTCACCAGCGGTCTCGGTGGTGGCATGGTCGACCTGGCCGCGAGCGGGGCGATGCCGTGGGGCACGGTGGCCGTCACGCTCGGTGCCGCGAACCTGGTGCGGCGCGCCGGCGACTGGTGGACCATGCTCGCCGGCAGCATCGCGCTCGGCGCCGGTTCGCTGGGCACGATCTGGGTAGCGGTGGAACGGGGCTTCCCGCCCGCGGCCATGGCCCTGGCGGCCAGCGTGCCGTACCTGGCGGGCGTCCTCATCGCGTCCCGGGCCCAGCTTCGGGAGGCTCGTGAGGATCGGCAGCGTGCGCGTGTACGCGATCCCGGTCCGGAGCCGCTCCTCGCCGCCGCTCGACGGGCACTGGCCGTGGTGGTGCTGCGGGCCGACGACCTCGTGACCGGTTCCGGGCCGGCCGCGCAACGGCGCGTTGCGGCCGAAGTTCGCGAGGTGGCCCGCGCCGGCCTTGCCGGCACGCACGGACCCGGCACCGTCGTTCGTATCGAGTTCGTTGATCCCGAACAGGCGTCACCGACGGTACCCGCCCCCTCCGTACCGCCGACCGAACAGGAGCCCGACCTCAACGACCGTGAGCGTGAGGTGCTGAGGATGCTGGCCACGGGGTCGACGAACCAGGCGATCGCGCGGAGCATCTACCTCAGCGAGGCATCGGTCAAGCAGCAGGTGTCCAGGCTCATGCGGCGGTTCGACGCGGACAACAGGACGCAGCTCGCCCTGCGGGCCAGCCAGTGGTTTCCCCCGGACTGA
- a CDS encoding phosphotransferase family protein — MTKRDETADVRPQTLAWVSRHLEVGERIIAAEALHGGITAEMRRLTIGTGEGGTRSLVLRTFVDVDNAEDWLDREAGALTLLPGTGVPAPELVAVDPTAAHCEYPSLLMTHLAGLPVLDDGGLETRVNLLARQLVAIHDVRPAERPRDYVALTTADTVVTPEGADAAVWAAAIDVIREPAPPWAGRFLHRDFQPGNVLFDGSSPGAGARITGVVDWAGTSWGPADLDVAHCATNLALLHGPAWGPRFAEAYEEAGGVLAAAASERLYWQVRDALAASEEVQQVSQPWREAGRTDLTTRVVAGRLDAYVTALMGVQRTSTL, encoded by the coding sequence GTGACCAAGCGTGACGAGACGGCGGATGTCCGACCGCAGACCCTTGCCTGGGTGAGCCGGCACCTGGAGGTCGGCGAACGGATCATCGCGGCCGAGGCGCTGCACGGCGGCATCACCGCCGAGATGCGGAGGCTGACGATCGGCACGGGGGAGGGCGGCACCCGCAGCCTGGTCCTGCGGACCTTCGTCGACGTGGACAACGCCGAGGACTGGCTCGACAGGGAGGCCGGTGCCCTCACCCTGCTCCCGGGGACCGGCGTGCCGGCCCCTGAGCTGGTCGCGGTTGATCCGACCGCCGCGCACTGCGAGTATCCGTCCCTCCTCATGACACACCTGGCGGGCCTGCCGGTCCTCGACGACGGGGGACTGGAGACGCGCGTGAATCTGCTGGCCCGGCAGCTCGTGGCGATCCACGACGTGCGACCCGCCGAGCGGCCCCGGGACTATGTGGCGCTGACGACCGCCGACACCGTCGTGACTCCCGAGGGCGCCGACGCCGCGGTCTGGGCCGCGGCGATCGACGTGATCCGGGAGCCCGCTCCGCCCTGGGCGGGGCGGTTCCTGCACCGGGACTTCCAGCCCGGCAACGTGCTGTTCGATGGGTCATCCCCGGGGGCGGGCGCCCGGATCACCGGCGTCGTCGACTGGGCGGGCACCTCCTGGGGCCCCGCGGACCTCGACGTGGCGCACTGCGCCACCAATCTCGCGCTGCTGCACGGCCCGGCGTGGGGTCCGCGGTTCGCCGAGGCCTACGAGGAGGCCGGCGGGGTGCTGGCCGCGGCCGCGAGCGAGCGGCTGTACTGGCAGGTGCGGGACGCGCTGGCGGCCTCGGAGGAGGTGCAGCAGGTGTCGCAGCCATGGCGGGAGGCCGGGCGAACGGACCTGACGACACGGGTCGTGGCGGGGCGGCTGGACGCCTACGTCACTGCCCTGATGGGCGTCCAGCGCACCAGCACGTTGTAG
- a CDS encoding VOC family protein — protein sequence MRAAAPAWRPDSVATAGAAPDGTRMNTVELLVHDLDAMTAYYRDAVTLDVLGQSGATATLGRGGVPIMVLRQERDLPGADPRGAGLYHTAIVFEDERRLAASLASMAQRVPQTFTGSADHLVSEAFYFTDPEGNGVELYRDRPREEWSVHPDGTVAMGIEPLDPNQFLQRWYTPEAPDDGASAAIGHVHLQVGDLASARRFYVDTLGFDITAQMDSALFVSAGGYHHHIGMNTWRSAGAGPRAASLGLGDVRILVPTRADVEALADRLRFHRVPTADDGDTLRFADPWNTRLAVSPETARL from the coding sequence GTGAGAGCGGCCGCCCCCGCGTGGCGTCCGGACAGCGTCGCCACTGCGGGAGCGGCGCCCGACGGCACTCGGATGAACACCGTCGAGCTGCTCGTGCACGACCTCGACGCCATGACCGCGTACTACCGGGACGCGGTCACGCTCGACGTCCTCGGCCAGTCCGGCGCCACCGCCACACTGGGCCGCGGCGGCGTGCCGATCATGGTGCTCCGCCAGGAGCGGGACCTGCCGGGCGCTGATCCGCGCGGTGCCGGGCTCTATCACACCGCCATCGTCTTCGAGGACGAGCGGCGGCTGGCCGCATCGCTCGCCTCCATGGCCCAGCGCGTGCCGCAGACCTTCACCGGCAGCGCCGACCACCTGGTGAGCGAGGCGTTCTACTTCACCGATCCCGAGGGCAACGGCGTGGAGCTGTACCGCGACCGCCCCCGCGAGGAGTGGTCCGTGCACCCGGACGGGACGGTCGCGATGGGCATCGAGCCCCTCGACCCGAACCAGTTCCTGCAGCGCTGGTACACCCCTGAGGCGCCCGACGACGGCGCCTCCGCCGCGATCGGGCACGTGCACCTGCAGGTCGGCGACCTCGCGTCCGCGCGCCGGTTCTACGTCGACACGCTCGGGTTCGACATCACCGCGCAGATGGACTCCGCCCTGTTCGTCTCGGCCGGTGGCTACCACCACCACATCGGCATGAACACCTGGCGCAGCGCCGGTGCCGGGCCGCGCGCCGCGTCCCTCGGCCTCGGCGACGTCCGGATCCTCGTCCCGACCCGGGCCGACGTCGAGGCCCTCGCCGACCGCCTGCGCTTCCACCGCGTCCCCACCGCCGACGACGGCGACACGCTGCGCTTCGCCGACCCGTGGAACACCCGCCTGGCGGTGTCGCCGGAGACCGCTCGACTCTGA
- a CDS encoding DoxX family protein: protein MLIAYWIIAGLLALAYLFAGGMKILSPQAKLTESGMAWAGDFPGPVVKLIGLLEVLGAIGLIVPPLVQVAPVLAPLAGVGLALVQVGAIITHVVRGEAKALAPNVVLLVLAVVAAWIGFEVWA from the coding sequence ATGCTGATCGCCTACTGGATCATCGCCGGGCTGCTCGCCCTGGCCTACCTGTTCGCAGGGGGAATGAAGATCCTCAGCCCGCAGGCCAAGCTCACCGAGTCCGGCATGGCCTGGGCCGGTGACTTCCCTGGACCCGTCGTCAAGCTGATCGGACTGCTGGAGGTGCTCGGCGCGATCGGGCTGATCGTGCCGCCGCTCGTGCAGGTCGCGCCCGTTCTCGCGCCGCTGGCGGGAGTCGGGCTCGCGCTGGTGCAGGTCGGCGCGATCATCACGCACGTCGTCCGAGGTGAGGCCAAGGCCCTGGCCCCGAACGTCGTGCTGCTGGTGCTGGCCGTCGTGGCCGCCTGGATCGGGTTCGAGGTCTGGGCGTGA
- a CDS encoding MarR family winged helix-turn-helix transcriptional regulator, whose protein sequence is MKRRVPRMNDKESQAWLGLVTVFQLLPSALDRQLQRDSGLTHFEFAVLSTLQLTSEPAMRMTALAQATDATLPRLSHVCGRLEKRGLVERFPCPADGRATNVRITGDGRRELIRAVPGHIATARRLVIDALTPDQLDALTEITGTIAARLADESGDPPRV, encoded by the coding sequence GTGAAGCGACGCGTACCCCGGATGAACGACAAGGAGTCACAGGCCTGGCTGGGCCTGGTCACCGTGTTCCAGCTCCTGCCGTCCGCGCTCGACCGGCAGCTTCAGCGCGACTCCGGGCTGACGCACTTCGAGTTCGCGGTGCTGTCCACCCTTCAGCTCACCTCGGAGCCGGCGATGCGCATGACCGCGCTCGCCCAGGCGACCGATGCCACGCTGCCGCGCCTGTCCCACGTCTGCGGGCGCCTGGAGAAGCGCGGTCTCGTCGAACGCTTCCCCTGCCCCGCGGACGGCCGCGCCACCAACGTGCGCATCACGGGCGACGGGCGGCGGGAGCTGATCCGCGCCGTCCCCGGCCACATCGCGACGGCGCGACGGCTTGTCATCGACGCGCTCACGCCGGACCAGCTCGACGCGCTGACCGAGATCACCGGCACGATCGCCGCGAGGCTCGCAGACGAGTCGGGCGACCCGCCCCGGGTCTGA
- a CDS encoding winged helix-turn-helix transcriptional regulator, with protein MTFPCRTGAHDDHDVYGALCPCRDVLDLIANKWSTLTIGALEQGPVRFGAIQRRLGGVTPKVLTSTLRRLESHGIIDRTVYPAVPLHVEYELTALGHTLVGPLAAIRLWAEEHLDDTEPAEAEVEVAH; from the coding sequence ATGACCTTCCCCTGCCGCACGGGCGCACATGACGATCACGACGTGTACGGCGCGCTGTGCCCCTGCCGGGACGTCCTCGACCTCATCGCCAACAAGTGGTCGACCCTCACCATCGGCGCGCTGGAACAGGGTCCGGTGCGGTTCGGTGCGATCCAGCGGCGCCTCGGGGGCGTGACGCCGAAGGTGCTCACGTCGACCCTCCGCCGCCTGGAGTCGCACGGCATCATCGACCGCACGGTCTACCCGGCGGTCCCCCTACACGTCGAGTACGAGCTCACGGCCCTCGGTCACACTCTGGTCGGCCCGCTGGCGGCGATCCGCCTCTGGGCCGAGGAGCACCTCGACGACACGGAGCCGGCGGAGGCCGAGGTCGAGGTCGCGCACTGA
- a CDS encoding heme-binding protein, with protein MAALAQISPTTISRHAAVEAIEAALRGAADGGVPFTISVLDAGGHLVALVREDGAALASIETSQAKARTALYFAQPTADLQAAVQPGAPLFTIETSVTSQLAFVGGGIPVVDANGTVIGAVGAGGASPQQDHDIAATVVGKLQGSTAR; from the coding sequence ATGGCCGCACTGGCCCAGATCTCACCGACCACCATCTCTCGTCACGCAGCAGTCGAGGCCATCGAGGCCGCCCTGCGCGGGGCGGCGGACGGTGGGGTGCCCTTCACCATCTCCGTCCTGGACGCGGGCGGGCACCTCGTCGCTCTCGTCCGTGAGGACGGCGCCGCGCTGGCGTCCATCGAGACGAGCCAGGCCAAGGCGCGCACCGCCCTGTACTTCGCCCAGCCCACCGCTGATCTCCAGGCCGCGGTGCAGCCTGGTGCGCCGCTCTTCACCATCGAGACCTCGGTGACCTCGCAGCTTGCGTTCGTCGGGGGCGGCATCCCGGTCGTCGACGCGAACGGCACCGTGATCGGCGCGGTCGGTGCGGGTGGCGCGAGCCCGCAGCAGGACCACGACATCGCCGCGACGGTTGTCGGCAAGCTGCAGGGGTCGACGGCGCGATGA
- a CDS encoding zinc-binding alcohol dehydrogenase family protein, with the protein MTTMRAVAAGGPDHKLVDVELPMPSLRAHDLLVRVAAVSVNPADVKIAARAAGKPRILGFDAVGTVVEVGSAATGFAAGDEVYYAGDITRQGANAEFQAIDARLVGHKPAQLSVAEAAAMPLTTITAWESLFTHLAATPDTTGSLVVVGAAGGVGSVLIQLAKLRTALHVIGTSSRQESSDWVTTMGADVVVDHRSLAKSVKAVAPEGVDALFSSYSTGNIQDFAEIVKPFGHIVAIDDGKLDLGPLKSKSIAWHWELMFTHAMYSTPDMASQGQLLNEAADLFDAGSLRTTLTTELDDFSAAGIQHAHDLVASGRTIGKVVVRR; encoded by the coding sequence ATGACAACTATGCGTGCGGTCGCCGCGGGCGGCCCGGACCACAAGCTGGTCGACGTCGAGCTGCCGATGCCCAGCCTCCGCGCGCACGACCTCCTCGTGCGCGTGGCGGCGGTCTCGGTCAATCCGGCCGACGTGAAGATCGCCGCCCGCGCCGCGGGAAAGCCGCGGATCCTCGGGTTCGACGCCGTCGGCACCGTGGTGGAGGTAGGCAGCGCCGCAACCGGCTTCGCGGCCGGTGACGAGGTCTACTACGCGGGCGACATCACCCGGCAGGGGGCGAACGCGGAGTTCCAGGCCATCGACGCGAGGCTGGTCGGACACAAGCCCGCCCAGCTCTCGGTGGCGGAGGCGGCCGCGATGCCGCTGACCACGATCACCGCGTGGGAGTCGCTGTTCACCCACCTCGCCGCCACCCCGGACACGACGGGTTCGCTCGTTGTGGTCGGTGCGGCCGGGGGCGTCGGCTCCGTGCTCATCCAGCTCGCGAAGCTGCGTACGGCGCTGCACGTCATCGGCACGTCCTCCCGCCAGGAGTCCAGCGACTGGGTCACCACGATGGGCGCCGACGTCGTCGTCGACCATCGTTCCCTGGCGAAGTCCGTCAAGGCCGTTGCCCCCGAGGGTGTGGACGCGCTCTTCTCGTCCTACTCGACCGGCAACATCCAGGACTTCGCGGAGATCGTGAAGCCCTTCGGGCACATCGTGGCCATCGACGACGGCAAGCTGGACCTCGGTCCGCTCAAGTCGAAGAGCATCGCCTGGCACTGGGAGCTGATGTTCACCCACGCGATGTACAGCACGCCCGACATGGCGTCGCAGGGTCAGCTGCTGAACGAGGCCGCTGACCTCTTCGACGCCGGGTCGCTGCGCACGACCCTGACCACCGAGCTCGACGACTTCAGCGCCGCTGGGATCCAGCACGCGCACGATCTCGTCGCCTCGGGCCGGACGATCGGCAAGGTCGTGGTGCGGCGCTGA